The following proteins come from a genomic window of Proteiniphilum propionicum:
- a CDS encoding NigD1/NigD2 family lipoprotein, which produces MKKTLLILGIFSVGIFLANISCDDNSKSLGNFGIDIATVVPEGENAYSLLLDNGKRLWPAASAVLYTPKYNQRVFLNYTILSDVQSGYDHYIKVNDIWNILTKQAIELNEQNKDSIGDDPIKPNAVWVGGDYLNVSFMFNYGGVKPHAINLVENTLSPGTSPDAIELEFRHNSYQSTRSKLYEGFVCFDLKPFRVAEADSIKLSIKIKGWTGDTTYDVIYRYNQPATQTRSEMPIPVISSNEYY; this is translated from the coding sequence ATGAAAAAAACGCTTTTAATACTTGGTATATTTTCAGTTGGAATTTTTCTAGCCAATATTTCATGCGACGATAATTCAAAGTCGCTTGGGAACTTCGGAATCGATATAGCCACAGTAGTTCCTGAAGGTGAAAACGCATATTCATTGCTGCTTGACAATGGCAAACGACTCTGGCCTGCTGCCAGTGCAGTGTTATATACTCCTAAATATAACCAGCGCGTATTTTTGAATTATACAATCCTGTCTGATGTTCAAAGCGGTTATGATCACTATATAAAAGTGAATGATATATGGAATATCCTCACAAAACAGGCAATTGAGCTTAACGAGCAAAATAAAGACAGCATCGGGGACGATCCGATAAAACCAAATGCTGTTTGGGTTGGTGGTGATTATTTGAACGTCTCTTTTATGTTTAACTATGGAGGTGTAAAGCCACATGCAATCAATCTGGTAGAAAACACTTTATCCCCTGGGACATCACCAGATGCCATAGAACTTGAATTCCGCCACAACTCTTATCAAAGTACACGTTCTAAGCTCTATGAAGGTTTCGTTTGCTTCGACCTGAAACCATTCAGGGTTGCTGAAGCAGACTCGATAAAACTATCCATTAAGATAAAGGGCTGGACAGGAGACACAACGTATGATGTAATATACAGATACAATCAACCGGCGACACAAACAAGATCTGAAATGCCGATACCTGTAATTTCATCAAACGAATACTATTAA
- a CDS encoding YgiQ family radical SAM protein has translation MDQVSHRLTDWLPTTKKEMKLRGWDYADVVLFSGDAYIDHPSFGTAVIGRLLESEGLRVAIVPQPNWRDDLRDFRKLGVPRLFFAVTAGVMDSMINHYTANKRLRSNDAYTPDGRSGMRPDRAVTVYTNILKELYPETPIIIGGVEASLRRVSHYDYWDDKLHKPILAGTSADLLIYGMGELPLKQLVHEIGKGRKIGEIYDIPQTAYISSGKSVPQNPFDEEVVLYTHEECEKEKLKQAKNFRVVEEQSNRLSAARILQEADNKTVVVNPPFPPMKEEEIDASFDLPYTRLPHPKYRGKQIPAYEMIKFSVNLHRGCFGGCAFCTISAHQGKFIASRSKKSILREVGKITEMPDFKGYISDLGGPSANMYGMHGKDMSICAKCKKPSCIHPKICFNLNTDHSSLLHIYRSVDNLPGVKKSFIGSGIRYDLLLHNSNDETSNAAARTYLEELFTRHVSGRLKVAPEHTSNTTLNIMRKPSFSLFYQFNRIFDELNKKHNLNQQLIPYFISSHPGCSKEDMAELAAITKSLNFRLEQVQDFTPSPMTLATEMYYTGFHPYTLERVYTAKTKDQKNAQRQFFFWYDRKNKRSIINELKHIKRSDLIHKLYPNG, from the coding sequence ATGGATCAGGTATCGCACAGGCTTACCGACTGGCTTCCCACCACTAAGAAAGAAATGAAACTTCGCGGATGGGACTATGCTGATGTGGTACTTTTTTCGGGCGATGCCTATATCGACCACCCCTCATTTGGGACAGCCGTTATAGGGCGTTTGCTCGAAAGTGAAGGGCTTCGTGTGGCTATTGTTCCGCAACCCAACTGGAGAGACGATCTGCGAGATTTCAGGAAGCTGGGTGTGCCGCGCCTCTTCTTCGCAGTTACAGCTGGTGTAATGGATTCAATGATTAACCATTATACAGCCAACAAACGCCTTCGCTCAAACGATGCATATACCCCTGATGGCCGTTCTGGCATGCGTCCCGACAGAGCAGTTACCGTTTACACAAATATCCTTAAAGAGTTGTATCCCGAAACCCCAATAATTATTGGAGGAGTGGAGGCTTCACTTAGACGGGTGAGCCATTACGACTACTGGGACGACAAGCTGCATAAACCTATTCTCGCCGGCACAAGCGCCGACCTTTTAATATACGGCATGGGTGAACTGCCGCTGAAACAACTGGTGCACGAAATTGGCAAAGGCAGAAAGATTGGAGAAATATATGACATTCCGCAAACAGCTTATATCAGTTCCGGGAAAAGCGTTCCTCAGAATCCTTTTGACGAAGAGGTTGTTCTCTACACTCATGAAGAGTGTGAAAAAGAGAAATTGAAACAGGCCAAAAACTTCCGCGTGGTTGAAGAGCAGTCCAACCGCTTGTCTGCTGCACGCATCTTACAAGAGGCAGATAACAAAACAGTCGTGGTAAATCCTCCTTTTCCCCCAATGAAGGAAGAGGAGATAGATGCATCGTTCGATCTTCCATACACTCGTCTTCCACATCCAAAATACAGGGGAAAACAAATTCCGGCATACGAGATGATCAAATTCTCAGTGAACCTCCATCGCGGCTGTTTCGGTGGCTGCGCGTTCTGTACAATCTCAGCCCACCAGGGGAAGTTTATAGCTTCGCGCTCCAAAAAATCTATCCTGAGAGAAGTCGGTAAAATTACTGAAATGCCAGATTTCAAAGGCTATATCAGTGATCTGGGAGGTCCTTCGGCAAACATGTACGGGATGCATGGAAAAGACATGTCCATTTGCGCTAAATGCAAGAAACCGTCATGTATCCATCCCAAAATCTGCTTCAACCTTAATACTGACCATAGCTCCCTACTTCATATTTATCGCTCGGTTGACAACCTGCCTGGAGTAAAAAAATCTTTTATTGGAAGCGGGATCCGTTACGATTTACTGCTTCACAATAGCAACGATGAGACAAGTAACGCCGCTGCACGGACATATCTGGAGGAGCTTTTCACCAGGCATGTCTCGGGCCGTCTGAAGGTTGCGCCTGAACATACGTCTAATACAACGTTGAACATTATGAGGAAACCCTCTTTCAGCCTGTTTTACCAATTCAACCGTATTTTTGATGAACTGAACAAAAAACACAATCTCAATCAACAGCTCATCCCATATTTCATATCCTCACACCCTGGATGTAGCAAGGAGGATATGGCTGAGCTGGCAGCAATTACCAAAAGTTTGAATTTCAGGCTTGAACAAGTCCAGGACTTTACTCCTTCTCCTATGACTCTGGCCACTGAAATGTATTATACAGGCTTTCATCCTTATACACTGGAACGGGTATACACTGCCAAAACCAAAGATCAGAAAAATGCACAGCGACAATTTTTTTTCTGGTATGACCGTAAAAATAAGCGTTCGATCATTAATGAGTTAAAACATATTAAACGTTCAGATCTAATCCATAAATTATATCCGAATGGATAA
- a CDS encoding SulP family inorganic anion transporter, with translation MQINFLHDFQPALYQSLKTYNREKFIADIMAGLIVGVVALPLAIAFGIASGVTPEKGIITAIIAGFIISFLGGSTVQVGGPTGAFIVIVYGIVEQYGVQGLAIATVLAGAMLILMGFLKLGTVIKFIPYPIVVGFTSGIALTIFSTQMKDFFGLTTPKLPSGFLEKWAIYFQHFNTVNWWAALIALTSVAIIVFTPKISNKIPGSLVAIIVMTIAVYLMKTYGGITGIETIGDRFVINSQLPEVEQVPLTLTSIRILFPAAFTIAMLGAIESLLSATVADGVTGHKHNSNMELVAQGVANIITPFFGGIPATGAIARTMTNINNGGKTPVAGIIHSIVLLLIVLFLGDLTKHIPMACLAGVLVVVAYNMSEWRTFISLTKQSRSTLAILLTTFFLTVIFDLTVAIAVGLMLAIFGFLKRMNESTKISHTTGKINVSKEVESHSGDFKEDILYLPQGVEVYEIEGPFFFGVANKFDEKMREIGDHPNIRIIRMRKVPFIDSTGLNNLENLCKNSRKEKIQVILSGVKDNVRESLYKSYIPMIVGEENICPNIHEAVERAKQLDKKLKKENIRKS, from the coding sequence ATGCAAATAAATTTTCTACACGATTTTCAACCGGCACTATATCAGTCTCTAAAAACCTACAACAGAGAAAAATTCATTGCCGATATTATGGCAGGATTAATAGTAGGTGTTGTAGCACTGCCGTTAGCCATTGCTTTTGGTATAGCATCGGGGGTGACACCCGAAAAAGGCATTATTACTGCTATTATTGCAGGTTTCATCATCTCATTCCTGGGCGGAAGCACAGTACAGGTAGGTGGGCCTACCGGGGCTTTCATTGTTATTGTATATGGTATTGTTGAGCAGTACGGTGTGCAGGGACTAGCTATTGCCACTGTTCTTGCCGGTGCCATGTTGATACTTATGGGATTTTTAAAATTGGGAACGGTAATCAAGTTCATACCTTATCCCATTGTAGTTGGATTTACCAGCGGTATTGCACTTACCATTTTTTCAACTCAGATGAAAGATTTCTTCGGTCTAACAACACCGAAATTGCCGTCGGGGTTCCTGGAAAAATGGGCTATATATTTCCAACATTTCAATACCGTGAACTGGTGGGCTGCTCTTATTGCACTCACAAGTGTGGCAATAATCGTTTTCACCCCAAAGATATCGAATAAAATTCCCGGCTCCCTGGTAGCCATTATAGTAATGACTATAGCCGTTTATCTTATGAAAACTTACGGCGGCATAACCGGTATAGAAACTATTGGCGACAGATTTGTCATCAACAGCCAGTTGCCGGAAGTGGAGCAGGTACCATTGACCCTGACAAGTATCCGCATATTGTTTCCCGCAGCTTTCACTATTGCCATGCTGGGTGCAATAGAGTCGCTATTGTCTGCAACGGTAGCCGATGGCGTGACAGGTCACAAGCACAACTCCAACATGGAGCTGGTAGCACAGGGTGTTGCAAATATCATAACACCTTTTTTCGGCGGAATCCCGGCAACAGGCGCTATTGCGCGCACAATGACAAACATCAACAATGGTGGGAAAACTCCTGTAGCAGGTATTATCCATTCAATTGTACTCTTGCTAATTGTGTTGTTCCTGGGTGATCTGACAAAACATATACCCATGGCTTGCCTGGCAGGTGTACTTGTGGTTGTGGCATATAATATGAGTGAATGGCGCACATTTATCTCACTTACAAAACAGTCACGATCTACTCTTGCCATACTCCTTACAACATTTTTCCTGACTGTGATTTTCGACCTTACTGTTGCTATAGCAGTAGGATTGATGCTTGCCATATTTGGCTTTCTGAAGAGAATGAACGAAAGTACAAAAATATCGCACACTACGGGAAAGATAAATGTTTCTAAAGAGGTAGAATCGCACTCGGGTGACTTTAAGGAAGATATTCTGTATCTTCCTCAAGGTGTAGAGGTTTACGAAATTGAGGGGCCGTTCTTCTTTGGCGTCGCCAATAAGTTTGATGAGAAGATGCGTGAAATAGGTGATCATCCCAATATACGGATTATTCGCATGCGGAAAGTGCCGTTTATCGATTCCACAGGGCTTAACAACCTTGAAAACCTTTGTAAAAATTCCCGTAAAGAGAAGATTCAAGTCATTTTATCAGGAGTAAAAGACAATGTACGCGAATCTCTATACAAGTCATACATCCCCATGATTGTGGGTGAAGAGAATATTTGCCCAAATATACATGAGGCAGTGGAGAGAGCAAAACAACTTGATAAAAAGCTTAAAAAGGAAAATATACGCAAATCATAA
- a CDS encoding DUF4294 domain-containing protein: MKRRLHIFPVMLFTALLPFMTKAQGFYAASLNPDSEGSVSTIYLMPNVYPAVILGEDTVACMWLRDFIKYSPITFRSTKDQIAYTKLIRDVKKTLPYAKEIAGIILETYEYMETLPNDKSRQRHLESMERELKAEYTPKMKKLTRSQGQLLMKLVDRETNSSSYHIIDAFMGSFKAWSYNVFASMFGNSLKVRYNPYGEDRITERVCILVEQGAV; this comes from the coding sequence ATGAAAAGACGTTTGCACATATTTCCGGTAATGCTGTTCACAGCTCTTTTGCCATTTATGACAAAAGCACAGGGATTCTATGCTGCCAGTCTGAATCCCGATTCAGAGGGCTCCGTCTCTACTATATATTTAATGCCTAACGTTTATCCCGCTGTAATTCTGGGAGAAGATACCGTTGCATGCATGTGGCTTAGGGATTTTATAAAATATTCGCCCATAACCTTCCGAAGCACAAAAGATCAAATAGCATACACCAAACTTATCCGTGATGTAAAAAAAACTCTGCCTTATGCAAAAGAAATCGCAGGTATTATCCTGGAAACGTACGAATATATGGAGACGCTTCCAAACGATAAATCACGACAGCGTCATCTGGAGTCAATGGAAAGGGAATTAAAGGCAGAGTATACACCAAAGATGAAAAAACTGACTCGTTCACAGGGACAACTTTTAATGAAGCTTGTTGACAGGGAGACCAACTCATCTTCATACCATATAATTGATGCTTTCATGGGAAGTTTTAAAGCATGGTCATACAATGTTTTCGCCAGTATGTTTGGCAATAGCCTCAAAGTTAGGTATAATCCCTACGGTGAAGATCGCATAACAGAACGTGTTTGCATTCTTGTTGAACAGGGAGCTGTGTAA
- a CDS encoding AMP-dependent synthetase/ligase: MTYYHLGEIVHKQAEKYRYKTAVKYQASDGKWLDMSWKIFAAKIMKTAQAMAEIGIEPGDNIGIYSQNMEKYLIADFAAYANNAVMVPMYATSSPSQVSYIINDARIKLLFVGEQFQYNNACKVMYECPTLRKMVIFDRTVVLKPDDKTSLFFDDFITMGDNSESLALVNARMKQLKVNDLANIIYTSGTTGEPKGVMLTHANYLKAYEIHDIRITNLSDKDLSMCFLPLTHIFEKAWTYYCLYKGITVAVNKEPSEIRKTIKQVRPTLMCNVPRFWEKVYEGVKEQMENTTGISKWLFCDALKTGRKHNLEFVNEGKRAPFRNRLKFFLYKHTLFFLIKRIVGIERGNFFPVSGAPLSDNINEFMQSIDVHIIYGYGLSETTATVSCFPEKGFRIGTVGKVMPGLEVKIGENNEILVKGDTVTSGYYNKPDATKAAFTDDGFFKTGDAGTLTEDNEIILTERIKDLYKTSNGKYIAPQMIETRISEDKYIDQVAVIGDKRKFVSALIIPNYDALKCYAGEHGIHFDSVEELVSNAEINNFIFGRIELLQSQFTSYEKIKRFTILPNPFSIETDELTNTLKLRRKVILEKYSDVIDRMYI; encoded by the coding sequence ATGACATATTATCATCTGGGTGAAATCGTTCATAAACAGGCAGAGAAATACAGATATAAAACAGCAGTGAAGTATCAGGCTTCTGATGGGAAATGGCTTGATATGTCATGGAAGATTTTTGCTGCAAAAATCATGAAAACAGCTCAGGCAATGGCTGAAATAGGAATAGAACCAGGTGATAATATTGGAATCTATTCGCAAAACATGGAGAAATACCTGATAGCCGATTTTGCAGCTTATGCCAATAATGCGGTTATGGTTCCGATGTATGCTACATCTTCGCCATCGCAGGTGAGTTACATTATTAACGATGCCCGGATTAAACTGCTTTTTGTTGGAGAACAGTTTCAGTATAATAATGCCTGCAAGGTGATGTATGAGTGCCCCACGCTGCGAAAAATGGTTATTTTCGACAGAACTGTTGTGCTGAAGCCCGATGATAAGACATCGCTATTTTTTGATGATTTTATAACTATGGGCGATAATTCCGAGTCGCTGGCATTGGTAAATGCCCGAATGAAACAGCTGAAAGTGAACGATCTGGCAAATATTATATATACATCGGGCACAACCGGTGAGCCGAAAGGGGTTATGCTAACGCATGCCAATTATTTAAAAGCTTATGAGATACATGATATACGAATCACAAACCTGTCGGATAAAGACCTCTCTATGTGCTTTCTCCCTTTGACACATATTTTCGAGAAAGCATGGACATATTACTGCTTATATAAAGGCATTACGGTTGCGGTGAATAAGGAACCCAGTGAAATTAGAAAAACTATCAAACAGGTTCGCCCCACTCTTATGTGCAATGTGCCGCGCTTCTGGGAGAAAGTGTATGAAGGTGTGAAAGAGCAGATGGAGAATACAACCGGTATATCAAAATGGTTGTTTTGCGATGCATTGAAAACGGGACGTAAACACAATCTTGAATTTGTTAACGAAGGGAAAAGGGCCCCTTTTAGAAACCGGTTGAAATTTTTTCTCTATAAACACACTCTCTTTTTTCTTATAAAACGCATCGTTGGTATCGAGCGTGGAAATTTTTTCCCGGTTTCGGGGGCTCCTCTGTCTGATAATATCAATGAATTCATGCAATCAATTGATGTACATATTATCTACGGTTACGGATTATCGGAAACTACTGCGACGGTAAGCTGTTTTCCTGAAAAAGGATTTCGTATTGGAACGGTGGGAAAGGTGATGCCGGGACTTGAGGTGAAAATTGGCGAGAATAATGAAATACTGGTGAAAGGCGATACAGTCACAAGTGGTTATTACAATAAACCTGATGCAACAAAAGCCGCATTCACAGATGATGGTTTTTTCAAAACCGGTGATGCCGGAACCCTGACTGAAGATAATGAAATAATCCTGACTGAACGAATAAAGGACCTGTATAAAACATCAAATGGAAAATATATTGCACCGCAGATGATTGAGACGCGCATTAGTGAAGATAAATATATCGACCAGGTGGCGGTTATCGGTGATAAGCGCAAATTTGTGAGTGCACTAATTATCCCCAACTATGATGCTTTGAAGTGCTATGCCGGGGAGCATGGAATACATTTCGACTCGGTAGAGGAGCTGGTGAGTAACGCCGAGATAAACAATTTTATATTTGGACGGATTGAACTACTGCAATCGCAATTTACATCTTACGAGAAAATTAAACGCTTCACCATTCTTCCAAATCCTTTCAGCATAGAAACCGATGAATTGACCAATACTCTCAAACTGCGCAGGAAAGTGATACTGGAGAAATATTCCGATGTTATTGACAGAATGTATATCTGA
- the leuS gene encoding leucine--tRNA ligase — protein MDYNFEELEKRWQKYWIDHQTYKVTEDRSKPKYYVLDMFPYPSGAGLHVGHPLGYIASDIFSRFKRLQGYNVLHPMGYDAYGLPAEQYAIQTGQHPAVTTQENINRYREQLDKIGFSFDWSREVRTCDPEYYKWTQWTFIKMFHSYYCNQAKQARPISELTEIFSRQGSSGLDVACTEPLEFTAEEWNSKTEKEQQEVLMNYRIAYLGDTMVNWCPQLGTVLANDEVSEGLSIRGGYPVEQKKMRQWCLRVSAYAQRLLDGLDSIEWTESLKDTQRNWIGRSEGAVMHFKTEQGLTFDIFTTRPDTIFGATFMVFAPENELVDQLTTDKQRNAVQEYISNAGKKTERERISDRSVSGVFSGSYALHPFTGEPLPVWISDYVLAGYGTGAIMAVPAHDSRDYAFAKHFNLPIIPIIEGCDVSEESFDAKEGIMVNSGFMDGMTVSKAISAAIDEVEKMGVGYRRINYRLRDAIFSRQRYWGEPFPVYYKNGMPYTLNEDELPLELPEVDKFLPTETGEPPLGRAENWQTKDGYPLEMNTMPGFAGSSAYYLRYMDPYNDKALVSENANNYWRNVDLYIGGTEHATGHLIYSRFWNKFLFDAGVSCEEEPFKKLVNQGMIQGRSNFVYRIKGTNRFVSLNLKDEYDVTPIHVDVNIVHNDLLDIEAFRNWNPEYKTAEFVLESGKYVCGWAIEKMSKSMFNVVNPDDIVGRYGADTLRLYEMFLGPLEQSKPWDTNGIDGVHRFLRKVWNLFYKDGALSVTDYEPTREELKSLHKLIKKVTFDIENFSFNTSVSAFMICANELTTMKCTKRAILSDLVVCLAPFAPHISEELWHALGNITTVFDAQWPQWNEEYLKEDAFTYAVSFNGKSRYVLEFPADATNADIEKTVLEHPGSQKWLDGKIPKKVIIVPKKIVNVVF, from the coding sequence ATGGATTACAATTTCGAAGAGTTGGAAAAACGGTGGCAGAAATACTGGATAGACCATCAAACCTACAAAGTAACTGAAGACAGATCAAAACCAAAGTATTATGTGCTCGACATGTTTCCCTATCCATCGGGAGCGGGGCTACATGTGGGACATCCGCTGGGGTATATAGCTTCTGATATTTTTTCGAGATTCAAAAGGTTGCAGGGCTATAATGTTTTGCATCCAATGGGATATGACGCTTATGGCCTTCCAGCTGAACAGTATGCCATACAGACTGGGCAACATCCGGCTGTTACAACACAGGAAAACATCAACCGTTATCGCGAGCAACTTGATAAGATAGGATTTTCATTCGACTGGAGTCGCGAGGTGCGTACATGTGATCCGGAATATTACAAATGGACACAATGGACTTTCATAAAGATGTTCCATTCCTATTATTGCAACCAGGCGAAGCAGGCAAGGCCCATTTCAGAATTGACAGAAATATTCTCTCGCCAAGGTTCATCAGGATTGGATGTTGCTTGTACCGAACCTCTTGAATTTACAGCAGAAGAGTGGAACAGTAAAACGGAAAAGGAGCAGCAGGAGGTGCTGATGAATTATCGTATCGCATACCTGGGTGATACCATGGTAAACTGGTGTCCGCAACTGGGGACAGTGCTCGCCAATGATGAGGTTAGCGAAGGCTTGTCAATACGCGGTGGATATCCAGTGGAGCAGAAAAAGATGCGGCAGTGGTGTCTTCGAGTATCAGCATACGCTCAACGCCTGCTTGACGGGCTGGATAGTATCGAATGGACTGAATCTCTTAAAGATACACAGCGTAACTGGATAGGACGTAGCGAGGGAGCAGTGATGCATTTCAAGACAGAGCAGGGTCTAACGTTCGACATATTTACTACCCGTCCCGATACCATATTCGGGGCCACCTTCATGGTCTTTGCCCCTGAGAATGAACTGGTAGATCAGCTCACTACCGATAAACAACGTAATGCAGTTCAGGAGTATATAAGCAACGCAGGGAAAAAAACAGAACGTGAACGCATCTCCGACAGATCGGTTAGCGGTGTGTTTTCAGGATCATATGCATTACATCCCTTTACCGGAGAGCCTCTGCCTGTATGGATTTCCGACTATGTGCTTGCCGGATATGGTACAGGCGCGATAATGGCAGTACCGGCACATGACAGCCGCGACTATGCCTTTGCTAAACATTTCAATTTGCCAATAATTCCTATTATTGAAGGATGTGATGTTTCTGAAGAAAGCTTTGATGCAAAGGAGGGGATTATGGTCAATTCCGGTTTTATGGACGGGATGACAGTAAGCAAAGCTATTTCCGCCGCCATCGATGAGGTGGAAAAAATGGGTGTGGGCTACCGTAGAATAAATTATCGGCTGCGGGATGCAATTTTCTCGAGACAGCGTTATTGGGGTGAACCATTCCCTGTTTACTATAAGAATGGAATGCCCTATACGCTGAATGAAGATGAATTACCACTTGAGCTGCCCGAGGTGGACAAGTTTCTTCCCACAGAAACAGGAGAACCACCACTGGGCCGTGCAGAAAACTGGCAAACCAAAGATGGATATCCGCTGGAAATGAACACGATGCCTGGCTTTGCCGGCTCTTCGGCCTACTACCTTAGGTACATGGATCCGTATAATGATAAAGCACTTGTATCAGAAAACGCTAATAACTACTGGCGTAATGTGGATCTATATATTGGTGGAACCGAACATGCAACCGGGCATCTTATATATAGCAGGTTCTGGAATAAGTTCCTGTTCGATGCAGGGGTTTCGTGTGAAGAAGAGCCGTTCAAAAAACTGGTTAACCAGGGTATGATCCAGGGTCGCAGCAACTTTGTATATAGAATAAAAGGGACTAACAGATTTGTTTCATTAAACCTAAAAGATGAATACGACGTGACTCCCATTCACGTAGATGTTAACATCGTACACAACGATCTGCTCGATATTGAAGCATTCAGGAACTGGAATCCCGAATACAAGACTGCAGAGTTTGTCCTTGAGAGCGGAAAATATGTTTGTGGATGGGCTATCGAAAAGATGTCAAAGTCGATGTTTAACGTGGTCAATCCAGATGATATAGTTGGAAGATACGGAGCAGATACACTTCGTCTTTATGAGATGTTCCTGGGACCGTTGGAACAGTCAAAACCATGGGATACCAATGGAATAGATGGTGTTCATCGCTTCCTTCGGAAAGTGTGGAACCTGTTCTACAAAGATGGGGCCTTGTCTGTTACCGATTATGAACCCACAAGGGAGGAGCTGAAATCGCTGCATAAACTTATAAAAAAAGTAACATTTGATATCGAGAACTTTTCTTTCAACACTTCAGTATCGGCATTTATGATTTGTGCGAACGAACTTACAACAATGAAGTGTACCAAAAGGGCGATACTTAGTGATCTGGTTGTATGCCTTGCACCCTTTGCCCCGCATATCTCGGAAGAGCTGTGGCATGCTTTGGGCAATATTACTACCGTTTTTGATGCACAGTGGCCGCAGTGGAACGAGGAGTATTTGAAAGAGGATGCTTTTACCTATGCTGTCTCTTTTAACGGTAAGTCTCGTTATGTTCTGGAGTTTCCAGCCGATGCCACCAATGCTGATATTGAAAAAACTGTTTTGGAGCACCCGGGATCACAGAAATGGCTGGATGGGAAAATACCTAAGAAAGTTATTATTGTTCCCAAAAAAATTGTGAATGTGGTTTTTTAA
- a CDS encoding YitT family protein has product MWFFNMGKLPEFSLKRFYVKDYLTIFLGTFMYALGVTQFIMPHKFVMGGLTGVGVLINYAFGVPVSIMVLVMNAVLLLIAFRVLGSEFLVKTIVGVASLTFFIGMFESLQWQPIMTSEPLMAGLIGSIVAGAGVGLVMSVNGSSGGTDIIVLVINKYRHITPGRTMLLVDLAIVASSFLIFRSIETIVFGIIIIAVMSTSVDWMLNGIRQSVQFFIFSKKYDEIATQINLQLHRGCTVLDGMGWYSKEPQKVLLVMAKGNESTSIFRLVKQIDKNAFISQSNVVGIYGEGFDKMK; this is encoded by the coding sequence ATGTGGTTTTTTAATATGGGGAAATTGCCTGAGTTCAGTCTGAAGAGATTCTATGTGAAGGACTACCTGACAATATTTTTGGGAACCTTCATGTATGCTTTGGGGGTCACTCAATTTATCATGCCGCATAAGTTCGTGATGGGTGGGCTCACAGGCGTTGGTGTTTTGATTAACTATGCTTTTGGGGTTCCTGTATCCATTATGGTGCTTGTTATGAATGCGGTATTGCTGTTGATCGCATTCAGAGTATTGGGATCGGAATTCCTGGTGAAGACAATTGTTGGTGTTGCTTCACTTACATTCTTTATAGGGATGTTCGAAAGCCTTCAGTGGCAACCTATTATGACCAGCGAGCCGCTTATGGCAGGGCTTATTGGGTCTATAGTTGCAGGTGCCGGGGTGGGCTTGGTGATGTCGGTAAACGGCAGTAGTGGCGGCACTGATATAATTGTGCTAGTGATTAACAAATACCGGCATATAACACCCGGGCGTACTATGCTTTTGGTCGACCTTGCAATCGTGGCATCTTCGTTTCTTATTTTCAGAAGTATAGAGACCATTGTTTTTGGTATCATTATTATTGCTGTAATGTCCACTTCGGTTGATTGGATGCTGAATGGTATCCGTCAGTCGGTTCAGTTTTTTATTTTTTCGAAAAAATACGATGAGATTGCCACGCAAATCAATTTACAGCTACACCGTGGCTGCACTGTTCTTGATGGCATGGGATGGTACTCCAAAGAACCGCAAAAGGTGCTGCTTGTGATGGCTAAGGGGAACGAGTCCACATCAATTTTCCGTCTTGTAAAGCAGATCGATAAGAACGCCTTTATTTCGCAAAGTAACGTTGTGGGTATTTACGGTGAAGGTTTTGACAAGATGAAGTAG